The following are encoded together in the Candidatus Latescibacterota bacterium genome:
- a CDS encoding sensor domain-containing protein has product MSELINEYLTRLKKALSGSDPATIQDALSDAEEHLWTALQQSNELSPGKSEQEVIASEIERFGSAEEVAAAYREIESRIRPALEIPKATSKKSAAARFFGVFTDPRAYASLFYMFFSFILGVFYFTWTVTGLSLSIGIMILIIGLPFFGFFLMSVRGIALVDGRIIEALLGERMPRRPIFSKKPMNWRDKLFFLFTDPMVWRTVFYNLLMLPLGVIYFSLTITNIGISLVLLLRPVLEYWFHLPLIQNNDWCYWTPGYLMPVSVALGVIWFLLTLHMAKGFGKMHAKIAKTLLVKD; this is encoded by the coding sequence ATGTCTGAGTTGATCAATGAATATCTGACACGGCTGAAAAAGGCCCTGAGTGGCTCGGATCCCGCGACGATCCAGGATGCTCTGTCCGACGCGGAAGAACATCTCTGGACGGCTCTTCAGCAGTCGAATGAACTATCGCCCGGGAAAAGCGAACAGGAAGTGATCGCCTCCGAGATCGAACGATTCGGGTCTGCGGAGGAAGTCGCGGCGGCATACAGGGAGATCGAGTCGAGGATACGTCCTGCATTGGAAATTCCGAAAGCTACCAGCAAAAAATCAGCAGCCGCAAGGTTCTTCGGCGTCTTCACCGATCCGAGAGCGTATGCGTCGCTCTTCTATATGTTCTTCTCGTTTATCCTCGGGGTCTTCTATTTCACCTGGACAGTGACAGGACTTTCCCTCTCAATCGGGATCATGATCCTGATCATCGGCCTGCCCTTCTTCGGGTTCTTCCTGATGTCGGTGCGGGGAATCGCCCTGGTCGACGGGAGAATAATCGAAGCATTGCTCGGAGAGCGCATGCCGCGAAGGCCGATCTTCTCGAAAAAGCCGATGAACTGGCGCGATAAACTGTTTTTTCTATTCACTGATCCAATGGTCTGGAGGACTGTCTTCTATAACCTGTTGATGCTCCCTCTTGGTGTGATTTATTTCAGTCTGACGATCACGAATATCGGGATATCTCTCGTATTGCTCCTGAGGCCTGTGCTGGAGTACTGGTTCCACCTTCCCCTCATCCAGAACAACGACTGGTGTTACTGGACTCCCGGCTATCTCATGCCGGTATCGGTGGCCCTTGGAGTGATCTGGTTCCTGCTGACCCTTCACATGGCTAAAGGGTTCGGCAAGATGCACGCGAAGATCGCAAAGACGCTGCTGGTGAAAGATTAG
- a CDS encoding ABC transporter ATP-binding protein has product MMTEEFKLDIRNISKTYGNGVRALDEVSLTINKGMFGLLGPNGAGKSTLMRSIATLQAVDKGTMALGEIDVLKDHDSIRRILGYLPQDFGVYANVSAHNLLSHFATLKGITDRRQRNETVDRLLHKTNLWNVRKKKLGSFSGGMKQRFGVAQALIGDPRLIIVDEPTAGLDPEERNRFLNLLSEIGENVIVILSTHIVEDVSEVCNSMAIISEGRVLRTGSPAETIAELEGKIWKMAVERGDLPALRDKFRIVGERLSAGKTYIHVYSDQSPGDEFEQSSADLRDVYFTTLRQVN; this is encoded by the coding sequence ATGATGACTGAAGAATTCAAACTGGATATCAGGAATATATCAAAGACATACGGAAATGGAGTGAGGGCTCTCGATGAAGTATCACTCACTATCAATAAGGGGATGTTCGGGCTGCTCGGGCCGAACGGCGCCGGGAAATCCACATTGATGAGATCGATCGCGACATTGCAGGCAGTAGATAAGGGAACTATGGCCCTCGGTGAGATAGACGTCCTGAAAGATCACGATTCCATACGACGTATACTCGGATATCTCCCCCAGGATTTCGGAGTCTACGCGAACGTGTCGGCTCATAACCTGCTTTCCCATTTCGCCACTCTCAAGGGGATCACAGACAGAAGACAGCGTAACGAGACTGTCGATCGCCTCCTTCACAAGACCAACCTGTGGAATGTCAGAAAGAAGAAACTGGGCTCCTTCTCCGGTGGGATGAAGCAGCGATTCGGCGTCGCCCAGGCCCTCATCGGGGACCCGCGCCTGATAATCGTCGACGAACCGACCGCCGGGCTCGATCCGGAGGAGAGAAATCGTTTTCTCAACCTCCTCAGCGAGATCGGAGAGAACGTCATAGTCATCCTCTCCACCCATATAGTGGAGGACGTAAGTGAAGTTTGTAATTCGATGGCCATTATTTCCGAGGGCCGGGTCCTCAGGACCGGAAGTCCCGCCGAAACGATTGCTGAACTCGAAGGGAAAATATGGAAGATGGCGGTAGAAAGAGGAGACTTGCCAGCTCTCAGGGACAAATTCAGGATCGTCGGCGAGAGGCTGTCAGCAGGAAAGACTTATATCCACGTCTATTCTGATCAGTCTCCGGGTGATGAGTTCGAGCAGTCCAGCGCAGATCTGCGAGACGTTTATTTCACAACCCTTCGACAGGTAAACTGA